A stretch of Pseudomonas sp. LS.1a DNA encodes these proteins:
- a CDS encoding LysR family transcriptional regulator, with translation MQLPDMNLLVALDALLDEGSVVGAAQRMNLSPAAMSRTLGRIRDALGDPILVRAGRGLVPTPRALALREQVAALVEQAGEVFRSADEVDLPKLDRAFNIRTNDLFIALYGAQLLRRMHEQAPRTVLRFVPESPGGDDDSVLRDGRTDLIISSTVDLGPEIKVQSLFQTYYVGLARRDHPIFEQPITPTSFASYPQISVSRRGRANGPIDVELANFKVQRRVALITPSFHSALFSLPDSDLILPMPANILNSVHKLGLPLRSFQIPVPLERVTVLQAWHPRFHNDPAHRWLRQTLKACCSVDP, from the coding sequence ATGCAACTCCCGGACATGAACCTGCTCGTCGCCCTCGATGCCCTGCTCGACGAGGGCAGCGTGGTTGGCGCGGCGCAGCGCATGAACCTGAGCCCGGCGGCGATGAGCCGGACCCTGGGGCGTATCCGCGATGCATTGGGGGACCCGATTCTTGTCCGCGCCGGCCGTGGCCTGGTGCCGACGCCGCGGGCGTTGGCCCTGCGCGAGCAGGTGGCGGCACTGGTGGAACAGGCTGGCGAGGTGTTCCGCAGTGCCGACGAGGTCGACCTGCCCAAGCTCGACCGGGCCTTCAACATTCGCACCAATGACCTGTTCATCGCCCTTTACGGCGCCCAGTTGCTGCGGCGCATGCACGAGCAGGCGCCGCGCACGGTGCTGCGCTTCGTGCCGGAAAGCCCCGGCGGCGATGACGACAGCGTGCTGCGCGACGGCCGTACCGACCTGATCATCAGCTCGACCGTGGACCTGGGCCCGGAGATCAAGGTGCAGAGCCTGTTCCAGACCTACTACGTGGGCCTGGCGCGGCGTGACCACCCAATCTTCGAGCAACCGATCACGCCGACCAGCTTTGCCAGTTATCCACAGATCAGCGTGTCCCGCCGTGGTCGGGCCAACGGGCCGATCGATGTGGAGCTGGCCAACTTCAAGGTGCAGCGGCGGGTGGCGCTGATCACCCCGAGCTTTCACTCGGCGCTGTTCTCGCTGCCGGATTCCGACCTGATCCTGCCGATGCCGGCGAACATCCTCAACAGCGTGCACAAGCTTGGGCTGCCGCTGCGCTCGTTCCAGATCCCGGTGCCGCTGGAGCGGGTGACCGTGCTGCAGGCATGGCACCCACGGTTTCACAATGACCCGGCGCATCGCTGGTTGCGGCAGACCCTGAAGGCTTGCTGCAGTGTCGACCCTTGA
- a CDS encoding MFS transporter: MSSLSAPSAALAAAPAPAAPAQTAFGLQVVVGLFGVLLAVLCAGLNESVTKISLADIRGAMGIGADEGAWLLAVYSAASVSAMAFAPWLATTFSLRRFTMSAIGLFAVLGLLQPFAPNLHSLMLLRVLQGFASGALPPMLMSVALRFLPPGIKVYGLACYALTATFGPNLGTPLAGLWTEYVGWQWAFWQIILPAALAAACVGWGLPQDPLRLERFKQFDWRGLLLGLPAISCIVLGLSLGDRWGWFDSPLICWLLGGGLLLLVLFMYNEWSEPLPFFQLRMLSRRNLSFALVTLAGVLIVLSGVGSIPSAYLAQIQGYRPAQTSPLMMLVAMPQLIALPLTAALCNIRAVDCRWVLGIGLAMLAVSCVGSSLLTSQWIRGDFYPFYLLQVFGQPMAVLPLLMLSTNGMTPQEGPFASSWFNTVKGIAAVIAGGLLDALGTLRRHFHSNHLVDSLGNAPLVDDNAAGLARRIHDQALVLTSADLYLVMACIAVALICLIPFVPTRVYPPRAVA, from the coding sequence ATGAGTTCCCTGTCCGCCCCGTCTGCCGCGCTTGCCGCCGCCCCCGCGCCGGCCGCGCCTGCGCAGACTGCGTTTGGCCTGCAGGTAGTGGTCGGGCTGTTCGGCGTGTTGCTGGCCGTGCTGTGCGCGGGCCTCAACGAGTCGGTGACCAAGATCTCCCTGGCCGATATCCGCGGGGCCATGGGCATCGGTGCCGACGAAGGCGCCTGGCTGCTGGCGGTTTACAGCGCCGCCTCGGTCTCGGCCATGGCCTTCGCGCCATGGCTGGCCACCACGTTCTCGCTGCGGCGCTTCACCATGAGCGCCATCGGCCTGTTCGCCGTGCTCGGCCTGCTGCAACCGTTCGCCCCCAACCTGCACAGCCTGATGCTGCTGCGTGTGCTCCAGGGCTTCGCCTCTGGCGCGTTGCCACCGATGCTGATGAGCGTGGCGCTGCGCTTCCTGCCGCCGGGCATCAAGGTCTATGGCCTGGCCTGCTATGCCCTCACCGCTACCTTCGGCCCCAACCTCGGCACACCGCTGGCAGGGCTGTGGACCGAATACGTCGGCTGGCAATGGGCGTTCTGGCAGATCATCCTGCCCGCGGCGCTGGCTGCTGCCTGCGTCGGTTGGGGCCTGCCGCAGGACCCGCTGCGCCTGGAGCGCTTCAAGCAGTTCGACTGGCGCGGCCTGCTGCTCGGCCTGCCGGCCATCAGTTGCATCGTGCTGGGCCTGTCGCTGGGCGACCGCTGGGGCTGGTTCGATTCGCCGCTGATCTGCTGGCTGCTCGGCGGTGGCCTGCTGTTGCTGGTGCTGTTCATGTACAACGAATGGTCCGAGCCGCTGCCGTTCTTCCAGTTGCGCATGCTGTCGCGGCGCAACCTGAGTTTCGCCCTGGTGACCCTGGCTGGCGTGCTGATCGTGCTCTCGGGCGTGGGCAGCATCCCGTCGGCCTACCTGGCGCAGATCCAGGGCTACCGCCCGGCGCAGACCAGCCCGCTGATGATGCTGGTCGCCATGCCACAGCTCATCGCCCTGCCGCTGACGGCGGCGCTGTGCAACATCCGTGCGGTGGACTGCCGCTGGGTGCTGGGTATCGGCCTGGCGATGCTGGCGGTGTCCTGCGTGGGCAGCAGCCTGTTGACCAGCCAGTGGATCCGTGGCGATTTCTACCCGTTCTACCTGCTGCAGGTGTTCGGCCAGCCGATGGCGGTGCTGCCGTTGCTGATGCTGTCCACCAACGGCATGACCCCGCAGGAAGGCCCGTTCGCCTCCAGCTGGTTCAACACCGTCAAGGGCATCGCCGCAGTGATCGCCGGTGGCCTGCTGGACGCCTTGGGCACCCTGCGCCGGCACTTCCATTCCAACCACCTGGTGGACAGCCTGGGCAACGCCCCGCTGGTCGACGATAACGCAGCCGGCCTGGCCAGGCGTATCCACGACCAGGCGCTGGTGCTGACCTCGGCCGACCTCTATCTGGTCATGGCCTGCATTGCCGTAGCCCTGA